AGTTGGGCGTGTCGCGTCTCGCCGATGTCGAGGACGTTCGCCTCCTCGACGAACCCGGCCTCGACGGCGAGGGCGACCGAGCGGGTGCCGACGATGTTGGCGACAGTCGCCCGCGCCAGACTGTCGACGACGGCCTCCTCGTCGACCTCGTCGCCGGCGTAGAACTCCTCGGTGACCGTCAGCGAGAGGTCGCCGGTCTCGAAGGTCTCGCCGAGGACCTCCCGGTCACAGACCGCGAC
The Salinilacihabitans rarus DNA segment above includes these coding regions:
- a CDS encoding DUF424 domain-containing protein, with product MIVRERETEEGLLVAVCDREVLGETFETGDLSLTVTEEFYAGDEVDEEAVVDSLARATVANIVGTRSVALAVEAGFVEEANVLDIGETRHAQLLRLF